In the Cannabis sativa cultivar Pink pepper isolate KNU-18-1 unplaced genomic scaffold, ASM2916894v1 Contig1, whole genome shotgun sequence genome, one interval contains:
- the LOC115720637 gene encoding UBP1-associated protein 2A: protein MARKRKSIPKEAPSSVETKPLLNPMATKDPQLDWQQSSSSSSSEEEQVEKQEVQATTDSSSDDGDEEDSESDEASKRDALKNLLEPFSKDQLINILKEVAVSNPSIVSGIVKSVESDPIHRKIFVHGLTWDTTTETLLSAFKQYGAVEDCNVVTDKVTGRSKGYGFLLFKTRAGARKALKQPQKKIGNRIASCQLAIAGTLQGQSTPAAASASASSSESRRIYVSNVGPHISPERLRAFFEAYGEIEDGPWGIDKATGKFKGFAMFVYRSLEGMKKALEEPLKVFEGFKLRCSVATEGRATKNLAPAMPVSGAGEALAPNNVAMPALKVGLVPQNMNPGAVLMSQNPALGVMNQVLGMGLAPSFAGGVPHTLNGVGAAPTIGINGGFGMAQPNFNSMNSSMVSGYGSQAALQGFGAYQNAQLAQPSALAAPIAKSQPGAGSVGATNSYIRR from the coding sequence ATGGCGAGAAAGCGAAAATCTATCCCCAAGGAAGCTCCTTCTTCTGTAGAGACCAAACCCCTTCTAAACCCCATGGCCACCAAAGACCCTCAGTTGGACTGGCAACAATCATCATCTTCCTCCTCTTCAGAAGAAGAACAAGTTGAGAAGCAGGAAGTCCAAGCAACAACGGACTCTTCCTCCGACGATGGTGATGAAGAAGATTCAGAATCAGATGAAGCTTCTAAGCGAGACGCCCTGAAGAATCTTCTTGAACCATTCAGCAAAGACCAACTCATCAACATCCTTAAAGAAGTCGCCGTATCAAACCCCTCAATTGTCTCCGGTATAGTCAAGTCCGTCGAGTCCGACCCTATTCACCGCAAGATTTTCGTCCACGGCCTCACATGGGACACCACCACCGAAACCCTACTCTCCGCCTTCAAGCAATACGGCGCCGTCGAGGATTGCAACGTCGTCACCGACAAGGTCACCGGAAGATCGAAGGGATACGGCTTCCTCCTCTTCAAGACACGCGCCGGAGCACGTAAAGCCCTAAAGCAGCCTCAGAAAAAGATCGGCAACCGAATTGCTTCGTGCCAGCTCGCCATCGCGGGAACCCTGCAAGGTCAGTCCACTCCTGCTGCCGCCTCGGCGTCGGCTTCGTCATCAGAGAGCCGTAGAATCTACGTGTCGAATGTTGGGCCACACATTAGCCCCGAGAGGCTCAGGGCATTTTTTGAAGCATATGGGGAGATTGAGGATGGTCCATGGGGGATTGACAAGGCCACCGGGAAGTTTAAAGGGTTTGCTATGTTTGTTTACAGGAGCTTGGAGGGTATGAAGAAAGCCTTAGAAGAACCGCTTAAGGTTTTTGAAGGGTTTAAGTTGAGGTGTTCTGTGGCAACGGAAGGCCGTGCCACCAAGAACTTAGCTCCTGCAATGCCGGTTTCAGGGGCAGGTGAGGCATTGGCTCCTAATAATGTTGCTATGCCAGCTTTGAAAGTTGGGTTGGTTCCCCAAAATATGAATCCGGGTGCTGTTCTTATGAGCCAGAATCCTGCTCTTGGGGTTATGAATCAAGTTTTGGGGATGGGGTTGGCTCCATCATTTGCTGGTGGAGTTCCACATACCTTGAATGGGGTTGGAGCTGCTCCTACTATAGGAATCAATGGTGGGTTTGGTATGGCGCAGCCTAATTTTAATAGTATGAACTCAAGTATGGTTAGTGGTTACGGCTCCCAAGCTGCTTTACAAGGATTTGGCGCTTATCAGAATGCTCAGTTGGCTCAACCTTCTGCGTTAGCAGCTCCCATAGCAAAGTCTCAACCTGGTGCTGGTTCAGTTGGAGCCACAAACTCGTACATACGACGCTAG